Proteins encoded in a region of the Triticum dicoccoides isolate Atlit2015 ecotype Zavitan chromosome 3A, WEW_v2.0, whole genome shotgun sequence genome:
- the LOC119273049 gene encoding uncharacterized protein LOC119273049: MAASPLLLLLLVSLVSTAAATSNTSESWERKRSEEETRQIFREWKAMHGTTNSSLDEEEQRAYTMFKHRLGLIDRQWHDQGYSVFSWERGRSEEETRKIFAEWKARKPVTTYSSIAHEEHRYTIFKEDLRKIDQHNAGYAIGVHNNNRCLNQFSHLTQEEFEAVCCGFWPEEPSEAKLQRIGEIQELLRNVVPSVYRGTGLANAVGETNFAGLPKGQAKELAAQIASGVQAVQLSRRVLEKDQVEFHEMRSGATSEPE, encoded by the exons ATGGCGGCGTCACCGCTGTTGCTGCTCTTGCTGGTGTCGCTGGTGTCGACGGCGGCCGCCACCAGCAACACATCGGAAAgctgggagaggaagaggagcgaggaggagacccggcagaTCTTCAGGGAGTGGAAGGCCATGCACGGCACGACCAACAGCTCCCTCGATGAGGAGGAGCAGCGCGCGTACACCATGTTCAAGCACAGGCTCGGCCTCATCGACCGGCAGTGGCATGACCAAGGCTACTCCGTCTTCTCCTGGGAGAGggggaggagcgaggaggaaacgCGCAAGATCTTCGCGGAGTGGAAGGCACGAAAACCAGTTACTACCTACAGCTCCATCGCCCACGAAGAGCACCGATACACCATATTCAAGGAGGACCTGCGCAAAATCGACCAGCACAACGCTGGCTACGCCATCGGGGTCCACAATAACAACAGATGCCTCAACCAGTTTAGCCATCTCACCCAAGAGGAGTTCGAAGCCGTTTGCTGCGGGTTCTGGCCGGAGGAGCCGTCCGAGGCCAAATTACAGAGGATAGGCGAGATCCAAGAGCTGTTGCG GAATGTTGTTCCAAG CGTATACCGGGGAACCGGCCTCGCCAACGCGGTGGGCGAAACTAACTTCGCCGGCCTTCCGAAAGGGCAAGCAAAGGAGCTCGCTGCTCAAATCGCCTCCGGCGTTCAGGCAGTGCAGCTCTCTCGACGAGTACTGGAGAAGGACCAGGTAGAATTCCATGAGATGCGAAG TGGTGCAACATCTGAACCTGAATAA